A genomic window from Anthocerotibacter panamensis C109 includes:
- the trpB gene encoding tryptophan synthase subunit beta → MNTSSLPALLQLEQRPNAQGRYGVYGGQYVPETLMSALSELTEQYSKISRDPEFQARLDDLLKNYVGRATPLYFAERLTEHYGSAQIYLKREDLNHTGAHKINNALGQVLLAQRMGKKRIIAETGAGQHGVATATVCARFGLECVVYMGTEDIERQKLNVYRMKLLGAHVEPVAAGSGTLKDATSEAIRDWVANVETTHYILGSVAGPHPYPMMVRDFHAVIGRETRVQAHEQWGGLPDVLLACVGGGSNAMGLFHEFVPDLGVRLIGIEAAGDGVSTGRHAATLTQGRKGVLHGAMSYLLQDERGQVQEAHSISAGLDYPGVGPEHSYLKDCGRAEYYSITDEEALIALKRTSHLEGIIPALETAHAFAYLETLMPQLQPGQTVVINCSGRGDKDVLTLAKRDGEF, encoded by the coding sequence GTGAACACCTCATCTTTGCCCGCCTTGCTACAACTTGAACAACGCCCCAATGCTCAGGGCCGCTACGGTGTGTACGGCGGACAATACGTCCCAGAGACCCTGATGAGCGCCCTGAGCGAACTGACCGAGCAATATAGCAAGATTAGCCGGGACCCTGAATTTCAGGCCCGCTTGGACGACCTACTCAAAAACTATGTGGGCCGCGCCACCCCCCTCTACTTCGCCGAGCGCTTGACAGAACACTACGGGAGCGCCCAGATTTACCTCAAGCGCGAAGACCTCAACCACACCGGAGCGCACAAGATCAACAACGCTCTAGGCCAAGTCCTGCTCGCCCAGCGCATGGGCAAAAAGCGCATTATCGCCGAGACGGGTGCCGGTCAGCATGGGGTGGCGACAGCGACGGTTTGTGCCCGTTTTGGGTTGGAATGTGTCGTCTACATGGGGACCGAGGACATTGAGCGCCAAAAACTCAACGTCTACCGTATGAAACTTTTGGGAGCCCACGTCGAGCCGGTCGCGGCTGGCAGCGGGACGCTCAAAGACGCGACTTCTGAAGCGATCCGCGATTGGGTCGCCAATGTCGAGACCACCCATTACATCTTGGGTTCAGTGGCCGGTCCCCACCCCTACCCGATGATGGTCCGTGATTTCCACGCCGTGATTGGGCGCGAGACCCGAGTCCAGGCCCATGAACAGTGGGGCGGGCTACCGGATGTACTTTTGGCCTGTGTGGGTGGGGGTTCTAATGCCATGGGTCTGTTCCACGAATTTGTGCCGGATTTGGGCGTGCGCTTAATTGGAATCGAGGCTGCCGGGGATGGGGTCAGCACCGGGCGACACGCAGCAACCCTCACGCAGGGGCGCAAGGGGGTTTTGCATGGCGCGATGAGCTACCTGCTTCAGGATGAACGCGGACAGGTCCAAGAGGCGCACTCGATCAGCGCAGGACTCGACTACCCCGGTGTGGGACCGGAACACAGCTACCTCAAGGACTGTGGGCGGGCTGAGTACTATAGCATTACCGACGAGGAAGCCCTGATTGCCCTGAAACGCACATCCCACTTGGAGGGAATCATCCCTGCCCTCGAGACAGCCCACGCTTTTGCTTATCTGGAGACCCTGATGCCCCAACTCCAACCGGGTCAAACTGTGGTCATCAACTGCTCCGGGCGCGGCGACAAGGATGTACTCACCCTAGCGAAGCGTGACGGCGAGTTTTAG
- a CDS encoding TatD family hydrolase produces MPLIDTHVHINFPEYAADLEQVAERWRAAGVAQLVHSCVEPKEFPEMQRIADHFPKEVYLAVGLHPLHCEDAPPDLVRQLRACAQDPRVVALGETGLDFFKATNIDEQVAIFKAHIALAQELDLPLIIHCRDAADKACEVLAQAGPVRAVMHCWTGTPEETVSFVALGCFVSFSGVVTFKNAHTIQQSLQVVPLDQLLVETDCPFLAPVPMRGKRNEPAFVAHVAQKVAEVRGLEVEELARITSENARRLFRLPALF; encoded by the coding sequence ATGCCCCTAATCGATACCCATGTCCATATAAATTTCCCGGAATACGCAGCAGACCTAGAACAAGTGGCCGAGCGCTGGCGAGCAGCGGGGGTGGCGCAGTTAGTCCATTCCTGCGTCGAGCCTAAAGAATTCCCTGAAATGCAGCGTATCGCTGACCACTTTCCGAAAGAGGTCTATCTTGCAGTAGGCTTACATCCCCTACACTGCGAAGATGCCCCACCGGATTTAGTTCGGCAACTGCGTGCATGTGCCCAAGACCCTCGGGTGGTAGCGTTGGGGGAGACCGGGCTGGATTTCTTTAAGGCGACCAATATAGATGAGCAAGTAGCTATTTTTAAGGCGCACATTGCCCTAGCACAGGAACTAGACCTACCCCTCATCATCCACTGCCGGGATGCAGCGGACAAAGCCTGTGAAGTCCTGGCTCAAGCGGGTCCGGTGCGGGCAGTGATGCACTGCTGGACTGGTACTCCCGAGGAAACGGTGAGCTTTGTAGCCTTGGGCTGCTTTGTGAGCTTCAGCGGTGTGGTGACCTTCAAAAACGCCCACACGATCCAACAATCCCTTCAGGTTGTTCCGCTAGATCAGCTGCTTGTCGAGACCGACTGCCCTTTTCTCGCTCCGGTGCCAATGCGCGGTAAACGCAACGAACCAGCTTTTGTCGCCCATGTCGCCCAAAAAGTTGCTGAGGTGCGCGGCTTAGAAGTAGAGGAGTTGGCTCGGATCACCTCAGAGAATGCTCGTAGGCTGTTCCGTTTGCCGGCACTTTTTTGA
- a CDS encoding S-(hydroxymethyl)glutathione dehydrogenase/class III alcohol dehydrogenase, translating into MEVKAAVAFAPGKPLAMETVHLEGPRAGEVLIEIKATGVCHTDAFTLSGADPEGLFPTILGHEGAGVVVEVGAGVTSLQVGDHVIPLYTPECRQCEYCLSRKTNLCQAIRSTQGRGLMPDGTSRFSLDGQMLHHYMGTSTFANYTVLPEIAVAKIRKDAPFDKVCYIGCGVTTGIGAVINTAKVEPGANVVVFGLGGIGLNVIQGARLAGADIIVGVDRNPGKRALAEKFGMTHFVNPQEVQGDLVPYLVELTKGGADYSFECIGNVEVMRQALECCHKGWGVSVIIGVAGAGQEIRTRPFQLVTGRVWKGSAFGGARGRTDVPKIVDWYMDGKINIDDLITHTMPLEKINDAFDLMHDGTSIRSVVTF; encoded by the coding sequence ATGGAAGTGAAAGCAGCAGTAGCCTTTGCCCCCGGTAAACCCCTAGCGATGGAGACAGTCCATCTAGAAGGGCCAAGGGCGGGAGAAGTCCTGATTGAGATCAAGGCCACTGGAGTCTGTCATACTGATGCTTTCACGCTCTCTGGCGCGGACCCCGAAGGGCTCTTCCCGACCATCCTGGGCCACGAGGGAGCTGGGGTGGTGGTCGAGGTCGGTGCTGGCGTCACCAGTTTGCAGGTGGGGGACCATGTGATTCCTCTCTATACGCCCGAGTGCCGCCAGTGTGAATACTGTCTCAGCCGCAAAACCAACCTCTGTCAGGCGATCCGTTCCACCCAAGGCAGGGGGCTGATGCCCGATGGTACCAGTCGCTTCTCCCTGGATGGGCAGATGTTGCACCACTATATGGGCACGTCCACATTTGCCAACTACACAGTCCTCCCCGAGATTGCTGTAGCCAAGATCCGCAAAGATGCGCCCTTCGACAAAGTCTGCTACATCGGTTGTGGCGTCACCACAGGCATCGGGGCGGTCATCAATACCGCTAAAGTGGAGCCTGGGGCGAATGTGGTGGTCTTCGGGTTGGGGGGCATCGGGCTCAATGTCATTCAGGGAGCGCGTCTGGCTGGGGCGGACATCATTGTAGGCGTGGACCGCAATCCTGGAAAACGGGCTCTGGCAGAGAAATTCGGCATGACGCACTTCGTCAATCCCCAAGAAGTCCAAGGCGATCTCGTCCCCTATCTCGTGGAACTGACCAAGGGGGGTGCGGATTACAGCTTTGAGTGCATCGGAAATGTGGAAGTCATGCGTCAGGCGCTGGAGTGCTGCCATAAGGGTTGGGGGGTCAGTGTCATTATTGGGGTGGCAGGGGCGGGGCAGGAGATCCGCACGCGTCCTTTTCAGTTGGTCACGGGTCGGGTTTGGAAGGGTTCAGCTTTTGGGGGGGCAAGAGGACGCACGGATGTCCCCAAGATCGTGGACTGGTATATGGACGGCAAAATCAATATCGACGACCTCATCACCCACACCATGCCCCTCGAAAAGATCAATGATGCTTTTGACTTGATGCACGATGGTACGTCGATTCGCAGCGTGGTGACGTTTTAG
- a CDS encoding DUF6883 domain-containing protein, whose product MGWQQEYQARKTKKLDTSDTPVVSTRSAKAPQRKKEALSDLQTQQAQALHYGYNLSQVPVHPKHPTGAFGDTYQQEVAQPEEQVPASQEESSFIQPRFGFDFTKIRIDADPTTVSMSRERAAQAHSADIAKRVQRKEEEPIKSESSALNIAAMSSSQKLEAALQHTLPLLPAEVRTKVQALLSPEALATIAAVAGLWAASHAVGVGEIIDLVLLGLGALALGAEAFTVGQDIGGFVSTALQAQEEQDLDRAAEHLARAVATVGVDTVLALLTHKVGGAAKDRLPGQPEMVTPEGIRVRMPEAEHHTKPLAIEAKQGANSVELAATRASVDDKLARYLLNADHPIGSSKAKWFDSALGFNPDNADQLAKQIVFNEALAVQTAVIEQVVHQGVKFNQVIPITGANGKVINVTFGWIRNNDGTVRLTTAIPTKK is encoded by the coding sequence ATGGGCTGGCAACAGGAATATCAGGCTAGAAAGACTAAAAAGTTGGATACTTCAGATACCCCAGTCGTCTCGACACGCAGCGCCAAAGCACCGCAACGCAAAAAAGAAGCCCTCTCAGATCTGCAAACCCAACAGGCACAAGCCCTGCATTATGGATATAACCTCAGCCAGGTGCCGGTCCATCCCAAACATCCCACTGGAGCGTTCGGCGATACCTATCAGCAAGAAGTAGCTCAGCCAGAAGAACAAGTCCCTGCATCGCAGGAAGAGTCCTCCTTCATTCAGCCGAGGTTCGGGTTTGACTTCACTAAAATACGCATCGACGCGGACCCTACCACCGTGTCGATGAGCCGGGAACGCGCTGCCCAAGCACATAGTGCGGATATCGCAAAGAGGGTACAGCGCAAAGAAGAAGAACCCATCAAGAGCGAGTCATCTGCTCTGAATATTGCTGCGATGAGCAGTTCCCAAAAACTAGAGGCAGCCCTCCAACACACATTGCCCCTCTTACCCGCCGAGGTCCGTACTAAAGTCCAAGCCTTGCTCTCCCCTGAAGCTCTGGCGACGATAGCGGCAGTAGCGGGTTTGTGGGCTGCCTCTCATGCGGTGGGAGTCGGGGAGATAATTGACCTAGTGCTGTTGGGATTGGGGGCATTGGCGCTTGGGGCGGAAGCCTTTACGGTTGGACAGGATATTGGGGGTTTTGTCAGCACGGCGCTTCAGGCTCAAGAAGAGCAAGACTTGGACCGGGCAGCGGAGCATCTAGCACGGGCAGTTGCCACAGTGGGAGTGGATACAGTCCTTGCACTGTTGACTCATAAAGTGGGGGGAGCGGCGAAGGACCGTTTACCAGGACAGCCGGAGATGGTCACGCCTGAGGGGATACGCGTGCGGATGCCTGAGGCTGAGCATCACACGAAACCCTTAGCTATTGAAGCGAAGCAGGGGGCAAATAGTGTAGAACTCGCAGCTACGCGAGCAAGTGTTGATGATAAGTTGGCTCGCTACCTGTTAAATGCAGATCATCCAATTGGTAGTTCTAAAGCGAAATGGTTTGACTCGGCTCTTGGATTTAATCCAGACAATGCTGACCAACTTGCAAAGCAGATTGTCTTTAACGAGGCTTTGGCGGTTCAAACGGCAGTTATTGAACAAGTAGTTCATCAAGGTGTCAAATTTAATCAAGTTATTCCTATTACTGGGGCAAATGGCAAAGTGATTAATGTGACATTTGGATGGATTCGTAATAATGACGGCACAGTTAGACTAACCACAGCTATTCCAACAAAAAAATGA
- a CDS encoding DUF4926 domain-containing protein yields MNTKFFEYDVVRSTRSLGEDVPSGTSGAVLMVFASAHPQYEVEFVDSAGESLAVLTVKEEDLELVQRAN; encoded by the coding sequence ATGAATACAAAATTCTTTGAATATGACGTTGTAAGATCGACTCGATCTCTCGGTGAAGATGTTCCAAGCGGAACGTCTGGAGCTGTTTTGATGGTGTTTGCATCAGCCCATCCGCAATATGAAGTCGAGTTTGTCGATAGCGCGGGCGAATCGCTGGCTGTGTTAACAGTAAAAGAGGAAGATCTGGAACTTGTGCAGCGTGCCAATTGA
- a CDS encoding DUF5335 family protein yields MTAPIAQAQWPNFIEEFTHRNVSRTTRIEVWEEDSRGTEAEGLPLIGLDLDLKGKFAPQVEILLGDERPGTNARHMTHVIPHTRTIIPKLAADGRDEVLEIEDDQGGKTLLFFKDLPEIPA; encoded by the coding sequence ATGACAGCGCCTATCGCTCAAGCACAATGGCCTAACTTTATTGAGGAATTTACCCACCGCAATGTGTCGCGCACCACCCGCATTGAGGTATGGGAAGAGGATAGCCGTGGGACCGAGGCAGAAGGGTTACCTTTGATCGGTCTGGACTTGGACCTAAAGGGCAAATTTGCACCGCAGGTCGAAATCCTCTTAGGAGATGAAAGACCGGGTACCAACGCCCGCCATATGACCCATGTCATCCCCCATACCCGCACGATCATTCCTAAACTCGCCGCCGATGGTCGCGATGAAGTACTGGAGATCGAGGACGATCAGGGGGGAAAAACGCTCCTTTTTTTCAAAGATTTGCCTGAGATCCCTGCTTGA
- the hpsJ-A gene encoding HpsJ-like protein, cyanoexosortase A-associated has translation MTQTAKPSNNNDAWLRSIFRLAGYGLLISAFLDIANVFIPLGFTDPTWELQTVGELVERVPVPLMGLVLVFYGETNVREKTVLKVLSWATLLAGVLYILLIPLGLNSAKRINESNERQVGAQVSQTIAQLQQRKSQLNRASAQDIDRVFTLLNKQGRLQDSKIKDSQQLKSNLFSELAKAEETVKVQAADAREKLKISLLKRAIKWMLGALVAGVLFILFWNITRKNKKEDKGRRRSRSTAPATPVVEGTPSEEGA, from the coding sequence GTGACGCAAACTGCTAAACCGAGCAACAACAATGACGCATGGCTGCGGTCGATCTTTCGGCTGGCTGGTTATGGGCTGCTGATTTCGGCATTCCTCGATATCGCCAATGTCTTTATCCCTCTTGGATTTACCGATCCAACCTGGGAACTCCAGACGGTCGGAGAATTGGTCGAGCGCGTCCCTGTCCCCTTGATGGGTCTGGTTCTGGTCTTCTACGGTGAGACCAACGTGCGCGAGAAGACGGTCCTCAAGGTGTTATCCTGGGCTACGCTCCTAGCCGGAGTGCTCTATATCTTGCTCATACCCCTAGGGCTTAACAGCGCCAAGCGCATCAATGAAAGCAACGAGCGGCAGGTCGGCGCCCAAGTCAGCCAGACCATCGCCCAACTCCAGCAGCGCAAGAGCCAGTTGAACCGCGCCTCCGCTCAGGATATCGACCGGGTCTTTACCCTGTTGAATAAGCAGGGCCGCCTCCAAGACAGTAAAATCAAGGACTCCCAACAACTCAAGAGCAATCTCTTCTCCGAACTCGCCAAAGCAGAAGAGACGGTCAAGGTCCAAGCTGCAGATGCCCGCGAAAAACTCAAAATCTCGCTTTTAAAGCGGGCCATCAAGTGGATGTTGGGGGCGTTGGTTGCAGGAGTCCTGTTCATCCTCTTCTGGAATATCACCCGCAAGAACAAAAAAGAAGACAAAGGGCGGCGACGCTCCCGTTCGACAGCTCCGGCGACGCCCGTTGTTGAGGGCACCCCCAGCGAAGAGGGAGCTTGA
- the btpA gene encoding photosystem I biogenesis protein BtpA: MTWLSQLFTKPKPVIGVVHLLPLPGSPRWEGSLAQVFARAEQEATALATGGVDGLIIENFHDVPFTKGPVDPAVVSAMSLAVKRVRQLVDLPIGVNVLRNDANSALAIASCTGASFIRVNVLTGVTITDQGLIEGCAYELLRYRRHLGSDVQILADVSVKHGTPLAPVSLVQQAQETVERGLADGLIISGPMTGSPPLVSDLQIIHRLNPEVPVFIGSGASAENIGQLLPWCDGVIVSTSLKRNGKGFQTIDPIRVERFVESVRHLVNPPMKPAEVP, encoded by the coding sequence GTGACATGGCTTAGTCAACTCTTTACAAAACCCAAGCCCGTGATCGGGGTGGTCCATCTGCTCCCCCTTCCGGGTTCGCCGCGCTGGGAAGGATCGCTCGCGCAAGTCTTTGCTCGCGCTGAACAGGAGGCTACAGCCCTTGCTACGGGTGGGGTGGACGGGTTGATTATCGAGAATTTCCACGATGTCCCTTTCACCAAAGGTCCAGTAGACCCGGCGGTAGTGAGCGCGATGAGTCTGGCGGTGAAACGAGTGCGTCAGCTTGTGGACCTGCCCATCGGCGTCAATGTCCTGCGCAATGACGCGAATAGTGCCCTAGCTATTGCTAGTTGCACCGGAGCTAGTTTCATCCGCGTCAATGTTTTGACTGGGGTCACCATCACCGACCAAGGTTTAATTGAGGGCTGCGCCTACGAACTCTTGCGCTACCGTCGTCATCTGGGGAGCGATGTCCAGATTTTAGCTGATGTCTCGGTCAAGCACGGTACGCCCCTCGCTCCGGTGAGTCTCGTCCAACAGGCTCAAGAGACCGTGGAGCGGGGTCTTGCAGACGGGCTCATCATCTCCGGCCCAATGACAGGTTCTCCGCCTCTGGTGAGCGACCTCCAGATCATCCACCGGCTCAATCCCGAAGTACCCGTCTTCATCGGTTCCGGGGCCAGCGCAGAGAATATTGGGCAACTGCTGCCTTGGTGCGACGGAGTTATTGTCTCGACCAGTCTGAAGCGCAATGGTAAGGGGTTCCAGACCATTGACCCGATCCGAGTGGAGCGCTTTGTGGAATCCGTCCGCCACCTCGTCAACCCACCGATGAAACCCGCCGAGGTGCCTTAA
- the yidD gene encoding membrane protein insertion efficiency factor YidD: MKPLLLWVIRAYQQGVSPLLGPNCRFYPTCSHFTLQAIERHGALKGVLLGCARICRCHPFHPGGADPVPEHFSLWPTRSK, encoded by the coding sequence ATCAAACCCTTATTACTGTGGGTCATCCGCGCCTACCAGCAGGGGGTCTCACCACTGTTGGGTCCCAATTGTCGATTTTATCCCACCTGCTCCCACTTCACGCTGCAAGCCATCGAACGGCATGGGGCGCTCAAGGGGGTCCTCCTCGGGTGCGCGCGGATCTGCCGCTGTCACCCTTTCCATCCTGGAGGGGCGGACCCAGTCCCGGAACACTTTAGCCTATGGCCCACCCGCTCTAAATAA
- a CDS encoding asparaginase codes for MERHKSYNPFIVQLLREGLVESVHQAHVAVVDYRGRLLFAAGDPGLPVFSRSALKPFQALAVLRSGVQLPEVDMAILCSSHGGEISQCRQVFRLLWQAGLETDYLTCPTPSGAVSPLAHNCSGKHAGMLLACRTRGWSLKEYTSPRHPFQQFTGEMLGELLGLPVAELIIARDDCGAPTYQMALSQLARLYALLSSGSCPQMEALARAMVAYPDRVAGKGRFDTLLMQAAPHLVSKGGAEGVLCIAHLGEGMGMAVKIRDGAERAKYPVVLHLLNQLGWLDPEITQTLMDRFAAIDSVKRLEVAGEMDLI; via the coding sequence ATGGAGCGACACAAATCCTACAATCCGTTTATTGTCCAATTGTTGCGCGAGGGTCTGGTCGAATCGGTGCATCAGGCCCATGTGGCTGTGGTTGACTACCGGGGACGTTTACTTTTTGCCGCCGGAGATCCAGGCTTGCCCGTCTTCAGCCGTTCAGCCCTCAAACCTTTCCAGGCATTGGCGGTCCTGCGCTCGGGCGTCCAATTGCCTGAAGTGGATATGGCTATTCTCTGTAGCTCGCATGGTGGCGAGATCAGCCAGTGCCGCCAAGTATTTAGACTCCTCTGGCAGGCGGGGCTGGAGACAGACTATCTCACCTGTCCCACCCCATCTGGGGCGGTGAGTCCCCTTGCCCATAACTGTTCTGGAAAACACGCCGGAATGCTTTTGGCCTGCCGCACTAGGGGCTGGTCTCTCAAAGAATACACCTCCCCACGCCACCCCTTCCAGCAGTTTACTGGGGAAATGTTGGGAGAACTCTTAGGCTTGCCCGTAGCGGAACTCATCATAGCCCGCGATGATTGTGGGGCTCCAACCTATCAGATGGCCCTAAGTCAGTTAGCCCGCCTCTATGCGCTACTTTCCTCCGGGAGTTGTCCGCAAATGGAAGCCCTTGCTCGAGCTATGGTTGCCTATCCTGACCGGGTTGCCGGAAAAGGACGCTTTGACACTTTATTGATGCAGGCTGCACCCCATCTGGTGAGCAAGGGTGGAGCCGAGGGCGTTCTTTGTATCGCCCATCTCGGCGAAGGTATGGGCATGGCAGTCAAGATCAGAGATGGCGCAGAACGAGCCAAATACCCAGTTGTCCTCCACTTGCTTAACCAACTCGGCTGGCTCGACCCAGAGATTACCCAAACGCTTATGGACCGCTTTGCAGCTATAGACAGTGTCAAGCGCCTGGAAGTGGCTGGAGAAATGGACCTTATTTAG
- the mnmE gene encoding tRNA uridine-5-carboxymethylaminomethyl(34) synthesis GTPase MnmE, with protein MVQADTIVAIATPLIPDQGSVAIIRLSGPKAQTIGQAVFRSVRPISWESHRIYYGHVVDGDEVIDEVLLLWMRSPRSFTREDVLEIHCHGGLIVVQRVLDLCLSQGARLARPGEFTLRAFLHGRLDLTQAESIAELVSSRSPQAARLALAGLTGKLAQPLQALRTQCLAILAEIEARIDFEEDLPPLDLPTIQTQLTAIQDKVAHLISTAEQGELLRSGIKIAIIGRPNVGKSSLLNCWSQSERAIVTDIPGTTRDILDTQLLVRGMPVLVLDTAGIHETQEQVEGIGIERSRQAMQQADLVLLVVEAHRGWTPADRALYAEIQQPVIIVLNKIDLGETRSEALPEVPIVRFSALHSVGVPELEVALWQQVSGGLTSSNVEVAINQRHKAALLRVRTSLQNLQSTQAQKLPLDFWSIDLREAISALCEITGDQVTESVLDTIFSRFCIGK; from the coding sequence ATGGTTCAAGCTGATACCATTGTTGCCATCGCAACGCCCCTGATCCCGGATCAGGGGAGTGTCGCAATTATTCGTCTTTCCGGTCCCAAGGCGCAGACTATTGGTCAGGCTGTTTTTCGCTCTGTCCGGCCTATCTCTTGGGAGAGTCATCGTATCTACTACGGACATGTGGTGGATGGAGATGAAGTCATCGATGAAGTCCTCCTGCTCTGGATGCGAAGCCCCCGTTCCTTCACCCGTGAAGATGTTCTTGAGATTCACTGCCATGGCGGTCTGATCGTCGTACAGCGGGTCCTCGACCTGTGCCTTAGCCAGGGGGCGCGGCTGGCTCGTCCCGGAGAATTTACCCTGCGGGCTTTCCTCCATGGTCGTCTCGACCTGACCCAAGCGGAGAGTATCGCGGAGTTGGTCTCCAGTCGCTCGCCTCAGGCGGCTCGCCTTGCGCTCGCCGGACTGACCGGGAAGCTCGCCCAGCCCCTCCAAGCCCTACGGACACAATGCCTTGCGATCCTTGCTGAGATCGAAGCCCGCATCGACTTTGAAGAAGACTTGCCCCCCCTCGATTTGCCCACCATTCAGACCCAACTGACGGCGATCCAGGACAAAGTAGCGCATCTCATCAGCACTGCCGAGCAGGGAGAACTGTTGCGCTCAGGCATCAAAATTGCCATCATAGGCCGTCCCAACGTCGGCAAATCCAGCCTCCTCAACTGCTGGAGCCAGAGCGAACGGGCCATCGTCACCGATATCCCCGGCACGACCCGCGATATCCTGGACACCCAACTACTGGTGCGCGGAATGCCCGTCTTGGTCCTGGACACCGCCGGAATCCATGAAACCCAGGAACAAGTCGAAGGCATCGGGATTGAACGCTCCCGTCAAGCCATGCAGCAGGCAGATCTCGTGCTCTTAGTCGTCGAGGCGCACCGGGGCTGGACCCCTGCTGACCGGGCGCTCTACGCGGAGATTCAGCAGCCTGTCATCATCGTGCTCAATAAGATCGACTTGGGCGAAACCAGATCAGAAGCGCTGCCGGAGGTGCCTATCGTCCGCTTTAGTGCACTGCATAGCGTCGGGGTCCCCGAATTAGAAGTAGCCCTCTGGCAACAGGTGAGCGGGGGGTTGACCAGTAGCAATGTCGAAGTTGCCATCAATCAGCGCCACAAAGCGGCCCTACTACGCGTGCGTACCAGCCTCCAAAACCTGCAATCGACCCAGGCTCAAAAGCTGCCCCTCGACTTCTGGAGTATTGACCTGCGCGAAGCCATCAGTGCCCTGTGCGAAATTACGGGCGATCAGGTCACCGAATCCGTCCTCGACACCATCTTCAGCCGCTTCTGCATCGGGAAATAG
- the ruvB gene encoding Holliday junction branch migration DNA helicase RuvB, whose translation MPRVSSYQSDDLEPRQPERGANSKPPKEFKPPQEPQLLAGHETPQDNQEESLRPQSLQTYVGQQELKEVLSVATAAARSRKEPLDHLLFYGPPGLGKTTISQLLAREMGVNFKMTSAPALESPKDIAGILVGLQAGDIFFIDEIHRLARVTEEILYTAMEDYRLDIVIGKGRSSRITSVPLPRFTLVGATTRFAALASPLRDRFGHVHRLRFYKQEELVEIVLRTAGILNVPILPEGAQEIARRSRGTPRIANRLLRRVRDFAQVKGDGTISHAVAATALELFEVDPQGLTWTDRKMLEIIIENYHGGPVGLDTLAAVTGEERQTIEDVYEPYLMQMDYLQRTARGRVATARAYRHLGYTPEPQEQQLILGQDG comes from the coding sequence ATGCCCAGAGTCTCTTCGTACCAATCAGACGACCTAGAACCCCGGCAACCCGAGCGTGGGGCCAACAGCAAACCGCCTAAAGAATTCAAGCCGCCCCAAGAGCCCCAACTCCTCGCAGGCCATGAGACGCCCCAGGATAACCAAGAGGAATCCCTACGACCCCAATCGCTGCAAACCTATGTCGGGCAGCAGGAACTAAAAGAAGTCTTGTCCGTGGCGACTGCTGCCGCTCGCTCGCGCAAGGAACCGCTGGATCATCTGTTGTTTTATGGGCCGCCCGGTTTGGGTAAGACGACCATCAGCCAGCTTTTAGCGCGGGAGATGGGCGTAAACTTTAAGATGACCAGCGCTCCAGCCCTGGAGAGTCCCAAGGATATTGCAGGGATTTTGGTGGGGCTACAGGCTGGAGATATTTTTTTTATTGACGAGATCCACCGCCTCGCTCGGGTGACAGAGGAAATTCTCTACACTGCTATGGAGGACTACCGCCTCGATATTGTGATAGGGAAAGGCCGCAGTTCGCGCATCACCAGCGTTCCGCTACCACGCTTTACGCTAGTCGGAGCCACTACCCGCTTTGCTGCTCTGGCATCTCCGCTCAGAGACCGCTTCGGCCATGTCCACCGCCTACGTTTTTACAAACAGGAAGAATTGGTGGAGATTGTGCTGCGTACCGCCGGGATTCTCAACGTACCCATTTTGCCAGAAGGAGCCCAGGAGATTGCTCGCCGCTCTCGGGGGACGCCCCGCATTGCCAACCGCCTGCTGCGCCGGGTCCGGGATTTTGCGCAAGTCAAGGGCGATGGGACGATTTCTCATGCTGTCGCGGCAACCGCTCTGGAATTGTTTGAAGTGGACCCCCAAGGGCTCACCTGGACTGACCGCAAAATGCTGGAAATCATCATCGAGAACTACCACGGCGGACCGGTGGGGCTGGACACTCTGGCTGCGGTGACGGGGGAAGAACGCCAGACGATTGAGGATGTCTACGAACCGTACCTGATGCAAATGGACTATCTCCAACGCACCGCTCGTGGTCGGGTCGCTACCGCCCGCGCCTACCGCCACTTGGGTTATACCCCCGAACCCCAAGAACAGCAGTTGATCCTCGGGCAGGATGGATAG